A genome region from Wielerella bovis includes the following:
- the prfB gene encoding peptide chain release factor 2 has protein sequence MEQEQINQLNNQLDDLAKRNHDIRDYMDYQGKKERLEEVVGLSEDPELWNDPKRAQEIGKERKLLEGVVLTLDNIASGIADNRELIDMVVEEGDTDGFQAIVDDVAELEKQMADLEFKRMFNQPADPNNCFIDITAGAGGTEAEDWAGMLFRMYSRYAERKGFKIEILEEDDGEIAGINRATIRVEGEYAYGLLRTETGVHRLVRYSPFDSNNKRHTSFASVFIYPEVDDSIEIEINPADVRTDTYRASGAGGQHINKTDSAVRMTHIPTGIVVQSQNSRSQHENRRVCEEMLRSKLFELEMRKRNEEKQALEDGKSDVGWGSQIRSYVLDSSRIKDLRTNYEVGNTKAVLDGDLDGFIEASLKQGV, from the coding sequence ATGGAACAAGAACAAATTAATCAGCTAAACAATCAATTGGATGATTTAGCCAAACGCAACCATGATATTCGTGATTACATGGACTATCAAGGCAAAAAAGAACGCTTGGAAGAAGTGGTTGGCTTGTCCGAAGACCCAGAATTGTGGAACGACCCCAAACGCGCCCAAGAAATCGGCAAAGAACGCAAATTGCTGGAAGGCGTGGTGCTGACTTTGGACAATATCGCCAGCGGCATTGCAGATAACCGCGAATTGATTGATATGGTGGTGGAAGAAGGCGACACAGACGGCTTTCAAGCCATTGTGGACGATGTTGCCGAGCTAGAAAAGCAAATGGCGGATTTGGAATTTAAGCGTATGTTTAATCAGCCAGCCGACCCAAACAATTGTTTTATTGACATTACCGCAGGCGCAGGTGGCACGGAAGCAGAAGATTGGGCAGGTATGCTGTTCCGTATGTATTCACGTTATGCCGAACGCAAAGGTTTCAAAATTGAAATTTTGGAAGAAGATGACGGCGAAATTGCTGGCATCAATCGCGCCACTATTCGTGTGGAAGGCGAATACGCCTATGGTTTGTTGCGTACGGAAACGGGCGTTCATCGCTTGGTGCGTTATTCGCCGTTTGATTCCAATAATAAACGCCATACTTCGTTTGCGTCCGTGTTTATTTATCCCGAAGTTGATGATTCCATTGAGATTGAAATCAACCCAGCCGATGTGCGTACCGATACTTACCGCGCATCGGGTGCGGGCGGTCAGCACATTAACAAAACCGATTCTGCCGTACGCATGACGCACATTCCAACGGGTATTGTGGTGCAATCGCAAAACAGCCGCTCGCAACATGAAAACCGTCGTGTGTGTGAAGAAATGTTGCGTTCCAAATTGTTTGAATTGGAAATGCGCAAACGCAATGAAGAGAAACAGGCTTTGGAAGACGGTAAATCCGATGTGGGTTGGGGCAGCCAAATTCGCTCGTATGTGTTGGATTCTTCGCGGATTAAGGATTTGCGTACCAATTATGAAGTGGGCAACACCAAAGCCGTGTTGGATGGCGATTTGGACGGCTTTATTGAAGCCAGCCTGAAACAAGGCGTGTAA